In Cellulomonas wangsupingiae, the genomic window CACCCGGAACTTCGTCGTCCAGGGCACCGCCGCCGAGTGGGCGCTGTGCTGGCTCGCGTCCCTGCGCCGCCGGTTGCGCGACATCGGCGACGGCCGCGCGCACCTCGTCTTCTTCCTGCACGACGAGGTCGTGGTGCACTCCCCCGCCTCCGACGCCGACGAGGTCGCGCAGGCCGTGCGGGACGCCGCCGACGAGGCCGGGCGCCTGCTGTTCGGGTCCGCGCCCGTGGAGTTCGCGCTGGACCTGTCGGTCGTGGAGTCGTACGCGGACGCGTGAGCGGTGCGGACCCGGCCGGGCCGGTCAGCCCGCCGCGCCGTCCGTCCCGGCGACGCGCGCCATGAGGTCGAGGTCGGCGCTCCCGATGACGGCCTGCGCCTGCGCCCGCCCGACGGTCGGCTGCCCGTCACCGGGCTGCGCGCCGTAGTCGGCGAAGAACGCGTGCACGCCGCCGTCGACCTCGACGAACGTCGTGCCGGCCGGCAGCAGCGCGCGCGACGCGGCGATGTCGGCGGGGGTCGTCAGCCCGTCGTCCGACGCCCAGACGGACGTGACCTGGAGGTCCGCGTCGCTCATGTCGGCCATCGGGTACGACGCGTGCAGCAGCAGCCCGGCGACGTCGTCCCCGTGGTCGGCGGCGTACCGCGCGGCGGCCACCCCGCCGAGCGAGTGCCCGCCGACCACCCACCGGTCGACCTCGGCGAACGCGTCCATCGCCGCGGCCGGCGCGTCGGGTGCCGTCAGCGCGATGCCGAGGGGTGGTCGCAGCACGACCACCGGGTACCCCGCCTCCGCCAACGGCCGCAGCACGGCCGCCGACGCGCGCACGTCGACCCGTGCACCGGGTGTGTAGACCAGGCCGACGGGGCCCGCGTCGCGGGGCACCAGGGCGTACCAGCCGTCCTCCTCGACCACGTCGACGGCCGCGTCCGGGACCAGCGCCGCCAGGGCGTCGGGCGTCGCCGGGAACGGCCGCAGCCACGCGGCCGCACCGGCGAGCACGACGAGCAGCGCGTAGCCGGCGACGGCACCGGCGCGCCGCAGCACGCGTCGACCCGCGTCCGGCGCGGGGCCGCGCCGGGCCAGGACGACCACGCGCACGAGCGTCAGCACGCCCGCGAGCGCGCTGACCACCAGCAGCGCCGCGAGCGACCGGTGCTGGTGCCCGACCGCGTCGCCGGCCGCGGCGACCACCCACGCGGGCGCCGCCAGCAGCGCCAGCCCGACCACGGCACGGGCGACGAGCCCCGCCGTGACGGACGGCGCCGACGTCACGCCATCGTCCCCGGTGCCCGGTACGCGAACCGGCGGTCCTCGTCGGTGATCGCCCGCAGCACGCGCGCGGGCACCCCGCCCACGACGACGCCCGGCGGCACGTCCTTCGTCACCACGCTGCCGGCGCCGACGATCGACCCCGCGCCGATCGTCACGCCCGGCAGCACGACGACGTGGGCGCCCAGCCACACGTCGTCCTCGATCGTCACCGGCGCCGAGAACTGCGCCATGCCGGCACGCAGCTCGGGGTGCACCGGGTGGCCGGTCACCGAGATCGTCACGTTGGGCGCGATCATGACGCGCGAGCCGATGCTGACCTCGATGTCGTCGACGAGCGTGAAGCCGACGTTGACGAACACGTCGTCGCCGAAGCTCACGTTGTACCCGTACGACACCTGCAGCGGCGCCTCGATCCACACGCGCTCGCCCATCGGACCGAACAGCTCACGCAGGATCGCCTGACGTGCAGCGACATCCGTGGGGTTCATCATGTTGAACCGCCACGTCAGCTCCTTGGCACGCTGCCGCTCGGCGACCAGCGCCTCCAGGCCCGGGCCCTCGTCGTCGTACAGCTCCTGCGCCCGCATCCTGCGGCGCACCTCGCGCTCGTCCATGCCCCACCCTTCCGTGAACACCCGTCACCGGGCCCGGGCCACCCTACGGGTGGGCACCGCGCCACCGTCGGGACAGGCGTCCCGGCGCGCCCTAGGGTGTGCGCGTGACCAGCCCTTCCACCGTCCGTCCGGACTCCCCGCCCGGCGCCCTCCCCGCCCAGTGGGTACCGCCGCGCCGCGGGACCGGCGCGCGGGACGTGCTCGCACTGCTGGCCGTCGTCCTCATCGCGGTCGCGGCGCTCGGCGCGGTCGCGCTGGTCCTCCTGCAGGTGGGCGTCGGGGCGGGTGTCGTCGGCACGCTGCTCGCCGTCGTCCCGCTCACCGTCGTGCTGCTCGGCATCCGCTGGCTCGACCGCTGGGAGCCCGAGCCGCGCGGCGCGCTGGCGTTCGGGCTGCTCTGGGGCGCCGGGATCTCCGTGCTCGTGTCGCTGGTCGTCAACGACCTCACGCTGTACACCGTCGCGCAGCTGACGGGCGACATCGACGCCGGCGTCGCCGCCGCCACCGTCGTGTCCGCACCGATCGTCGAGGAGGTCGCCAAGGGCGCGGGCGTCCTGGTCCTCTTCCTCGCGCGCCGCCGCTACTTCGACGGCGTCGTCGACGGGCTCGTGTACGCGGGCGTCGTCGCCGCCGGCTTCGCGTTCACCGAGAACATCCTCTACTTCGGCCGTGCGGGCGAGATGCTCGCCGAGACGTTCGTGCTGCGCGGGCTGGCGACCCCGTTCGCGCACCTGCTGTTCACGGCGTGCACGGGCGCGGCCCTGGGGCTGGCGGCGCGCTCGCGCAACCGCTACGCCGCGTGGTGGCTCCTGCCGCTGGGGCTGCTCGGCGCGATCGTCGGGCACGGCCTGTGGAACGCGACGAGCCTCGTGGCGGGAGCCGCGTACCTGGCCGTGTTCGCGGTGGTGCAGGTGCCGCTGTTCGGGGGCGTCGTCGGCCTGGCGTTCTGGCTGCGCCGCCAGGAGTCGGCCGTGATCCGGCACCGGCTCTCCGAGTACGCCCAGGTCGGGTGGCTCGCGCCGCACGAGGTGGACATGCTCGCGTCCCTGCAGCGCCGCCGGACCGCCGTGGGCTGGGCGACGCGCGCCGGCGGCCGGCCCGCGGGTGACGCGATGCGCCGGTTCCAGCGCGACGCGACGACGCTGGCGTTCCAGCGCCAGCAGGCCGCGACCGGGCGCGCGGACCTGCGCCGGCACGCCGAGTCGGAGCGCGAGCTGCTCACGGCCATGACGACCGACCGCCACCAGGTCCTGACGGCCGCCGCCGGCTGACGGGAACGGCGGGCTGGGCGACCACTGGTCAGCTGGGGTGACGGCCGACTGACCACTGGTCACTTCGGCGACCGACACGCCGACACCCCCACCCCCAACTGACCACTGGTCACTCAGGCAGCCACCCCAGCGACCACTGGTCACTTGGGCAGCCACCCGAGCGACCAGTGGTCACTTCGGCGACCGACACGCCGAGGCACCGACCCCCAACTGACCACTGGTCGACCTGAGGGCCACGCCGGCGACCACTGGTCAGGTGGGCGGCCGACACACCGACCCCACGACCCCCGACTGACCAGTGGTCACCCCCGGGGGGACCACTGGCCACCGGTCACCCCGGCGGCCACCCGAGCGACCCCTGCTCGCGGGTCAGCCGAGGTGCCACGTCTCCAGACGTCCGCACATCCCGTAGCGGCGCGGCGCCGGGGCCGACTCCAGGCGTTCGGCCCGGCCCACCTGCAGGTGCGGGGCCGCGCCGCGCATCAGGCCCTCCAGCACGCCGGCCGTCGCGTCGGTCTCCGCGAACGCGGTGCGCCCCCACAGGTCCTGCCAGCGCGGCACGGACGGCCGCACCAGGCGGACGGCGGCGTCGAAGAAGGGCTGCAGGGCCGCCCGGGGGCCCTGCCGCTCGGCGGCCGCCCGCAGCTGCGCGTAGCCCTCGAGCGCCAGGTCCCGCCGGGCGCGGGCCGCGTGCGCGACGTGCTCGTCGGTGACCTCGGCGTGCGCGCCGGCACCCGACGGCAGGCTCGCGGCGTCGCGGTACGTGGCGATGTCGACGAGCGCGGCGGGCGGGAACGTCATGACGGCGTCCCCGGCCTCGGGCAGCCCTGCGTTCGACATGACGACCAGCATCTCCAGGTCACCGTCGTTGACGGCCCGGTGGATCACGCCGGGCTGGATCGTCACGACGACGCCGGCCCGCAGCGGGTGCTCCGCGAACCCGTCGGGGCTCAGCGTGTGCAGCGCACCGGACCCCGACAGCACGACGTACGCCTCGCTCGACGCGATGTGCACGTGCGGGGTGCCGCTGCCGGCGCGCCCGACACCGTCGGGGGCCGGCCAGTCGTACACGCGCAACCTGCTGACGGACACGCCCCCGGGCAGAGTGGTCATGCGCCGAGCATGCCTCCCCCGAGCTCGGCGAGGGCGGCGGCGTGGCCGGGATCACCCGTTCCGTCGGCGACGACCACGGCATATCGGAACGTCACGGACGCACCGGGGTCGAAGTCGACCTCCTCGCTGAAGAACCGCGCCGGGCACAGGCAGGCGAACATGTCGCGGCGGGCGAACCACTGCGGTGGGTGCAACGGGTTGCCGGTGCCGTCGACCATGACGACCGTCGCCGCGCGTCGTGGGCGAGCCGATGGGCAGCTCCCGGCCCGACACGTTGGTCATGGTGGTGGTGAACAGCAGCACCCACGCGCGGTCCGGCGGCACGACGACGGACAGCTCGCGCACCTCGTCGACCACGTGCTCGCCGGCCTGCGTGTGCCAGGCGAGCGTGTGCGCGAGGTCGACGTGCTCGCAGCTGCACGTCGTCGGGGACGTGCACGTACCGCGAGCGTGACGTCGCCGAGGACGACGTCGACGGCCCGGCCGACGTCGTGCAGTGCCCGCAGCGCGGGCCGCGGCGCGAGCCGCGCGAGCTCGGGTCAGTGGGGCGCGCTCACCGGGTCACCCCGTCCCGGCGGCCGCCGCCGTCGGGAGGTCCGGCGGCGTGAGGTCACCCAGCCCCAGGTCCTCGACGCGCACGGGCAGGCCGGTGGCCATCGACTGGTTGGCCGCGATGCCGACGGCGACGGCCCGAAGCCCTTCGCGGTAGCCCGCGGCGCGCCCGAGCGGGTCCGGCCCCTCGCGCAGGTGACGACGGAAGACGTCCATGAGCAGGATCGCGTCGCCGCCCCCGTGGCCGCCGACGCCGGACGGGATGGGCCACTCCCGCGCGGGCTCCCAGTGGCGCTGCACCCGCAGCCGCTCACCGGACGGGCGCGCCGTCTCGGCCCGCACGCCGTCGGGTGTCGCCGACGGGTCGAGCACCGCCCGGCCGTCGCCGTCGAGGACGACGGCGCCGCGCTCGACGACCTCGAGCTCGGCACGCCCCGCGGTGCCGTTCACGGTCACGCGGTACCCCTCCCAGGGGCTGTGCGCGTTGAGCGAGTAGGTGAGCGTCGCACCGCCGGCGTAGTCGACGAGCACCGCCATGTTGTCCTCGATCGTGATGCCGGACGTGAACACGTCCTGGTCGCGGCGGTACCCGTCGTGCTCCTCGGCGTCGAGGTACAGCGCCTTGAGGCGGGGGTCGTGCGTCAGGTCGAGCGCCCAGGGGTCCCCGACGGTCCCGGTGCCGCGCTCGGGGCGGGGGCCCAGGCCGCGCTCGGCGGCGTTGGTGTCCCCGTAGAACCGCAGCCCGCCCGAGGCGTAGACGCGCGCCGGCACGTCGTCCAGCCACCAGTTGACGAGGTCGAAGTGGTGGCTGGCCTTGTGGACGAGCAGGCCGCCGGAGGTCGCCTTGTCGCGGTGCCAGCGGCGGAAGTAGTCGGCGCCGTGGACCGTGTCGAGCGCCCACTCGAAGTGCACGGACGTCACGCGGCCGATCTCGCCCGACGCGACGACCTCGCGCAGGGCGGAGTTGCGCGGCGCGTAGCGGTAGTTGAACGTCATGACGACGTCGCGGCCGGTGCGCGCGACCGCCCGCACCACCGTGCGGCACCCCTCGACGGTCGTGGTCAGGGGCTTCTCGACGACGACGTCGGCGCCGGCGTCCAGGGCGCGCGCGACGAGCGACGCGTGCGTCGCGTCGGGGGTGGTGACGACGACGACGTCGACGCGCTCGTCGACGACCAGGCGCTCGAGGTCGTCGGGGCCGTAGCGCGGCAGCCCGGCCGGCCCGGCGAGGCCGAGCGCAGTCCCGGCCTCGGCGTCGTAGTACGCCATGCGGGCCGGGTTCGTGTCGCACCACGCGACGAGCTCGGCGACGTCGGCGTGGTCGCCGGTGACGGCACCGACGTACATGCCGGCCCGGTGCCCGGTGCCGACCACGGCGTACCGGCGTCGTCGCCGGCCGGGTGGCGGGGGCGCGAAGACGGGGACGACCGACGGGTCGCCCTGCGTCGCGCGGGCCGACGCGGGCCTCGGTGCGGTGGGGTTCTGGTCGAGCGTGCGGGGGGCGGTCGGCTCGGTCACGAGGGTCCTTCGACGTCGCGGGGCGGTCCACGCACCCTCCCGAGCGGTCCTCCGACCCATCGGAAAGCGCGTTCCGTGGCGTGCGCCACAGTAACCCAGGATGACGGGGCGTCGCAGGTCAGCACGTATGCTGGACGCCGTTACAACGTTGTGAAGCCCGATTCGGAGCACCGATGCACCCCAACGCCACCGTCCTGCTGCACCCCGACTTCCGCACCGGCACCATCGACCGGCGGCTCTTCGGGTCGTTCGTCGAGCACCTCGGCCGGGCGGTCTACACCGGCATCTACGAGCCGGAGCACGCCACCGCCGACGAGCACGGCTTCCGGCGCGACGTCGCGGACCTCACGCGCGAGCTCGGCGTGACGATGGTGCGCTACCCGGGCGGCAACTTCGTCTCCAACTACGTGTGGGAGGACGGCGTCGGGCCCGTCGAGGAGCGCAAGCCGTTCATCGACCTCGCGTGGCGGACCGTCGAGCCCAACCTGGTCGGCACCGACGAGTTCCTGCAGTGGGCCGAGCGCGAGGGCATCGAGCCGATGATGGCCGTCAACCTCGGCACGCGCGGCGTCGCCGCCGCGGCCGCGCTCGTCGAGTACTGCAACGGCGTGGCCGGCTCCCGCTGGGCCGACCTGCGCATCGCCAACGGCCGCGAGGAGCCCTACGGCGTCCGGCTGTGGTGCCTCGGCAACGAGATGGACGGGCCCTGGCAGATCGGCCACAAGGACGCCCACGAGTACGGCAAGCTCGCCGCCGAGGCCGGCAAGGCCATGAAGCTCGTCGACCCGTCGATCGAGCTCGTCGTCTGCGGGTCGTCCTCCATGCAGATGGAGACCTTCGGAGAGTGGGAGCAGACGGTCCTGTCGTACACGTACGACCTGGTCGACCACATCTCGATGCACGCGTACTACGAGGAGCTCGACGGCGACCGCGCGTCGTTCCTCGGCTCCGCGACCGGCATGGACCGCTTCATCCGCCGCGTCGTGGCCTCGGCCGACGCCGTCGGCGCCCGCAAGCGCTCGGACAAGCAGATCACCATCTCGTTCGACGAGTGGAACGTCTGGTACCTCGAGTCGCGGTTCCCGGGCGAGACGAACCTGCCGCTGCAGCACCAGCCCGCGCGCATCATCGAGGACGTCTACTCGGGGCTCGACGCCGTCGTCCTGGGCGACCTCATGGTCACGCTGCTCAACCACGCCGACCGCGTACCCGTCGCGTGCCTCGCGCAGCTCGTCAACGTCATCGCCCCGATCATGACCGAGCCCGGCGGCCCGGCGTGGAAGCAGCCGACCTTCCACCCGTTCGCGGCCA contains:
- a CDS encoding Gfo/Idh/MocA family protein is translated as MTEPTAPRTLDQNPTAPRPASARATQGDPSVVPVFAPPPPGRRRRRYAVVGTGHRAGMYVGAVTGDHADVAELVAWCDTNPARMAYYDAEAGTALGLAGPAGLPRYGPDDLERLVVDERVDVVVVTTPDATHASLVARALDAGADVVVEKPLTTTVEGCRTVVRAVARTGRDVVMTFNYRYAPRNSALREVVASGEIGRVTSVHFEWALDTVHGADYFRRWHRDKATSGGLLVHKASHHFDLVNWWLDDVPARVYASGGLRFYGDTNAAERGLGPRPERGTGTVGDPWALDLTHDPRLKALYLDAEEHDGYRRDQDVFTSGITIEDNMAVLVDYAGGATLTYSLNAHSPWEGYRVTVNGTAGRAELEVVERGAVVLDGDGRAVLDPSATPDGVRAETARPSGERLRVQRHWEPAREWPIPSGVGGHGGGDAILLMDVFRRHLREGPDPLGRAAGYREGLRAVAVGIAANQSMATGLPVRVEDLGLGDLTPPDLPTAAAAGTG
- a CDS encoding DUF6807 family protein, producing the protein MVDGTGNPLHPPQWFARRDMFACLCPARFFSEEVDFDPGASVTFRYAVVVADGTGDPGHAAALAELGGGMLGA
- a CDS encoding alpha/beta hydrolase — its product is MTSAPSVTAGLVARAVVGLALLAAPAWVVAAAGDAVGHQHRSLAALLVVSALAGVLTLVRVVVLARRGPAPDAGRRVLRRAGAVAGYALLVVLAGAAAWLRPFPATPDALAALVPDAAVDVVEEDGWYALVPRDAGPVGLVYTPGARVDVRASAAVLRPLAEAGYPVVVLRPPLGIALTAPDAPAAAMDAFAEVDRWVVGGHSLGGVAAARYAADHGDDVAGLLLHASYPMADMSDADLQVTSVWASDDGLTTPADIAASRALLPAGTTFVEVDGGVHAFFADYGAQPGDGQPTVGRAQAQAVIGSADLDLMARVAGTDGAAG
- a CDS encoding cupin domain-containing protein, which gives rise to MTTLPGGVSVSRLRVYDWPAPDGVGRAGSGTPHVHIASSEAYVVLSGSGALHTLSPDGFAEHPLRAGVVVTIQPGVIHRAVNDGDLEMLVVMSNAGLPEAGDAVMTFPPAALVDIATYRDAASLPSGAGAHAEVTDEHVAHAARARRDLALEGYAQLRAAAERQGPRAALQPFFDAAVRLVRPSVPRWQDLWGRTAFAETDATAGVLEGLMRGAAPHLQVGRAERLESAPAPRRYGMCGRLETWHLG
- a CDS encoding sugar O-acetyltransferase, yielding MDEREVRRRMRAQELYDDEGPGLEALVAERQRAKELTWRFNMMNPTDVAARQAILRELFGPMGERVWIEAPLQVSYGYNVSFGDDVFVNVGFTLVDDIEVSIGSRVMIAPNVTISVTGHPVHPELRAGMAQFSAPVTIEDDVWLGAHVVVLPGVTIGAGSIVGAGSVVTKDVPPGVVVGGVPARVLRAITDEDRRFAYRAPGTMA
- a CDS encoding alpha-N-arabinofuranosidase encodes the protein MHPNATVLLHPDFRTGTIDRRLFGSFVEHLGRAVYTGIYEPEHATADEHGFRRDVADLTRELGVTMVRYPGGNFVSNYVWEDGVGPVEERKPFIDLAWRTVEPNLVGTDEFLQWAEREGIEPMMAVNLGTRGVAAAAALVEYCNGVAGSRWADLRIANGREEPYGVRLWCLGNEMDGPWQIGHKDAHEYGKLAAEAGKAMKLVDPSIELVVCGSSSMQMETFGEWEQTVLSYTYDLVDHISMHAYYEELDGDRASFLGSATGMDRFIRRVVASADAVGARKRSDKQITISFDEWNVWYLESRFPGETNLPLQHQPARIIEDVYSGLDAVVLGDLMVTLLNHADRVPVACLAQLVNVIAPIMTEPGGPAWKQPTFHPFAATARLAQGDVLDVRVQTPTITTTRHGDVPAVTAAVTWAGERESGELGVFLVNRTAEPVEVELRHPGVALTLGGGVEVTADHEPAVHGPEHAAQIEAEHVATLDAAPVTASAPGTTTVRLAPESWTALSGTATLT
- a CDS encoding PrsW family intramembrane metalloprotease encodes the protein MTSPSTVRPDSPPGALPAQWVPPRRGTGARDVLALLAVVLIAVAALGAVALVLLQVGVGAGVVGTLLAVVPLTVVLLGIRWLDRWEPEPRGALAFGLLWGAGISVLVSLVVNDLTLYTVAQLTGDIDAGVAAATVVSAPIVEEVAKGAGVLVLFLARRRYFDGVVDGLVYAGVVAAGFAFTENILYFGRAGEMLAETFVLRGLATPFAHLLFTACTGAALGLAARSRNRYAAWWLLPLGLLGAIVGHGLWNATSLVAGAAYLAVFAVVQVPLFGGVVGLAFWLRRQESAVIRHRLSEYAQVGWLAPHEVDMLASLQRRRTAVGWATRAGGRPAGDAMRRFQRDATTLAFQRQQAATGRADLRRHAESERELLTAMTTDRHQVLTAAAG